The genomic DNA TTTTACTGATGAAGATATCGATGCTAAAGAGATTTTAGATGATTTAGGTGACTTATCTAAGAAAACTAAGGATTCTCTTTTGAAAGTAGGTGTAGATGCTGAAGAGAATGGAAGGGCAGGTTCATTTATTCAAGTTGACCAAAGTAATATTTTCACTAATAATTCCATATCCAATTCTGTAGAAATCATGAATATTGGTGTAGCTTTAGAGAAATATCACTGGTTAAAAGATTATATGTGGCAAGTCGTTAAGCCTGACGCTGATAAGTATACTGCTAAGACCGCTTTACGTGAAGAAAAGGATGGTGCAAAAAGTGGTTACTTTATTAGATCACTTCCAGGTACCAAAGAGGTTTTCCCGGTTCAGGCATGCATGTTTATCAGTGATGAGGATATTATGCAGACAGCGCATAACATAATCATTGCTGAAGAGAATTCTGAGCTTCATTTGATTACCGGTTGTGCAACTGGTGATGATGTTTCATCAGCTATGCATGTAGGTGTTTCTGAGATGTATCTCAAACCAGGATCTAAAATAACATTTACCATGATTCACAATTGGGCTGAACAGGTTGAAGTTCGTCCTAGAACTGGTGTCAAGTTAGCTGAAAATGCTACTTATTTAAACAATTATATATTGACAAGTCCTGTAAGTACTTTACAATCATATCCTACTGCTTACTGTGATGGTGCTAATTCAAGAGCAATCTTCCAAAGTATTCAAGGGGGTAAAAAGGATTCCATAATTGACGTAGGTTCAAGGGCTATTTTAAATGCTCCTGGAGCTCGTTCAGAGATTATTTCTCGTGCTGTTTCACAGGATGAATCTCAAATTTACTCAAGAGGTCACTTGGCTGGAACAGTTCCTGGAGTAAGGGGACATTTGGAATGTCATGGGTTAGTGCTATCTGATGATAGTTTGATTTATGCGGTTCCTGAATTGGAAGCTAGCTCTGCAAATCTTGAAATGTCTCACGAAGCGGCTGTTGGTAAAATCGATGAAGATGAAATCAATTATTTAACAGCAAGAGGAATTTCCGAAGAGGATGCTGCTTCTATGATTGTAAGAGGATTTTTAAGCATGGATATTACTGGATTGCCTGATGAACTCGCTCAAGAGACACAATCCATGATTGATATGAGTTTAGATGGGATGTAATCCCTTTATTCTTCTTTTTTTCTTTTTTTGTTTTATTACAAACGAATTTTTATAAGCCTCAATGTTTTAGTATATAAACTTTTTGGCTTGGTATTCTAAGTAACCTTTATATTAATTATTCATATAAATAATATACAGTACGTAATGTTATGCTGAGCTAGCTCATTAAGTACATTAAATTTGATTAGGGCATTATGCAAATTTTGTCTTAAAACAACGAATTTAAAAAATTTTTTAAAAAAACAAATTATATTTTGGAAATTTTCAAAATGTAAATTATAGAGGAGGAAAAACTCTATGGCTGATGATATAAAAATTGTAATGTTTTGTTGTAACTGGTGTTCCTATGGAGGAGCGGACACAGCAGGTACTGCACGTATGCAATACCCACCGAATATTAGAGTTATTCGTGTAATGTGTTCTGGAAGAATTGACCCACAATTTATATTGAAAGCATTCCAAGAAGGTGCTGACGGTGTATTTGTAGCTGGATGTCACATGGGTGACTGCCACTACGATGCAGGTAACTATAAATTAGATCGTCGTATGAGATTAGTTTATAAATTAGTTGAAGATATGGGAATCGGTAAAGAAAGAGTCCATCACGACTGGATTTCCGCATCTGAAGGTGAAAAATTCTCTGAAGCTGTTAAAATGATGGTTAACAGAATCAAAGAATTAGGACCTGCACCATTAAAAGGTCAAATCCAAGCTGAAAACTAAATCGGAGGAGTTAATTATGGCAGATAAAGTTAAGATAGGAACTATGTGGTTAGGTGGATGTTCTGGTTGTCACTTATCTATTGCAGATTTCCACGAATCATTATTAGATGTTATGGAATTAGCTGATTTCAAATTCTCACCTGTTCTTATGGATACCAAATATGATGAAGTACCTGAATTAGATATTCTCATTGTAGAAGGTGGAATTAGAAACGATGAAAACAGAGAATTAGCTGAAATGTTAAAAGAAAAAGCTAACATGGTAATCGCTTACGGAACTTGCGCATGTTACGGTGGTATTCCAGGTCTCGGAAACTTATGGACCGTTGAAGAATTAGAACAAGAAGCTTACGTAAACTCAGTTTCCACTGTAAACCCAGAAGGTATTATTCCACACGAAGATGTACCACATCTCGAAAGCAGAGTAAGACCTTTAGATTCTGTAATGGATATCGATTTAATGATTCCAGGTTGCCCACCACGTTCTGATGTTGTTGCTCAAGCAGTATTAGCATTATTAAATGGTGAAACTATTGAATTACCAGCTACCAACCTTTGTGAAGTTTGTCCTAGAGAAAAACCACCTGAAGGTTTAGCTATGGATTTCATTAAAAGACAATTCGAACTCGGAGCTCCTGCACCAGATTTATGTTTAATTAGTCAAGGATTAATCTGTTTGGGTCCTGCTACTGTTTCATTATGTGGAGCAGAATGTCCAAGTATTGCTATCCAATGTAGAGGATGTTACGGACCTACTTCTAAAGTATTAGATCAAGGAGCAAAAATGATTAGTGCAATCGCTTCTGACTACGGTGTAGACGAAGATAAAACTGTCGACCCAGAAGCAGTAGCTGATCAATTAGATGATATTGTAGGTACTTTCTACACTTACACCTTACCTGCAGCTTTAGTACCTGTTAAAATGCAAAAAGGAGGAGAATAATTATGGTAAAACTTACTATGGAACCTGTAACCCGTATTGAAGGACACGCAAAAATTACTGTACACCTCGACGACGCTGGAGAAGTTGTTGACACAAGATTACATGTTATGGAATTCAGAGGATTCGAAAAATTCTTACAAGGTCGTCCTATTGAAGAAATTGCAAGAATCGTTCCTAGAATCTGTGGTATTTGTGATGTACAACACCACTTAGCTGCTGCAAAAGCTGCTGACCAAATCTTCGGATTCAAAGATGATGATATTTTACCTGCAGCATACAAAATGAGAGAAATTATGAACTGGGGTTCATTCATGCACTCTCACGCACTTCACTTCTACTTCTTAGCTGCACCAGATTTCATTATTCCTGACGCAAACAGAACTAACAGAAACGTTTTCCAAATCATCAAAGACCAACCTGACATTGCACTTCAAGCAATTGAAATCAGAAGAAACGGTTTAGAAATGGTTAGAAAAATCGGTGGTCGTCCAATTCACCCAACTTCATCCACCCCTGGTGGTATTTCAACCGAATTAGACGCTGAAACCCAAAAAGATTTATTAAACAGAGCTAAAAGAAACATTGAGTTAGCACAAGCTACCTTAGACTTAGCAGTACCTATTTTAGAAAGTAAAATGGATTTAGTCGAAACCTTAGGTAACTTTGGTGACACCAGACACTGTGGTCTCGTAAACAATGGTGTATGGGATGTTTACAACGGTGACGTAAGAATAAAAGACAAAGATGGTAATATCTACTGCGAATACAACAACTTAGAATACAAAGATGTTGTTGCTGAACACGTAAAACCATACTCCTGGTTAAAATTCCCTTACATTAAAGAATTAGGTTACCCAGAAGGTATCTACAGAGTAGCACCATTATCAAGGATTAACGTTTGTGACAAAATGCCAGATGCTGCACCATTAGCACAAGCTGCATTAGAAGACTTCCGTGACAGATTCGGATATGCTCAAGCTCCATTATTATTCCACTGGGCTAGACTTATCGAATTATTAGCTGCTGCTGAATGTGCTGCTGACACATTAGACCAAGACTTATCTGGTCAAAAATTCCCAGATGAATTAGAAAGAACTGCTGGTGAAGGTGCAGGTATTGTAGAAGCTGCTCGTGGTACTTTAATCCACAACTATAAAACTGATGATCAAGGTTTAGTAACCGAAGCTAACATTGTTGTAGCTACTATCCAAAACAACCCTGCTATGGAAAAAGGTATCCAAAAAGTAGCTAAAGATTACATCAAACCTGGTGTAGAAGTGGATGATAAAATCTTCAATTTAATGGAAATGGTTATTAGAGCTTACGACCCATGTTTATCCTGTGCTACCCACACCATGGATAGTCAAATGAGATTAGCTGAAGTAGAAATTGTAGACAGCGAAGGAAACATCATTAAAAAATTCTAAATAAAGGGGATTAATAATGATTGTATTTAATGAAGATGGATGTATTAAATGTGGAGCATGTCAAGGTACATGTCCAACTTCATCCATCACTGTAACTCCAACTTATATCCAACACTGTGACATGTGTGGAGAAGATCCAAAATGTGCAGAAGTTTGTCCAGAAGGAGCATTAAAAGTAGAAATGTTCACTGTTGATGAAAATGCACTTGACCAACCAAGATTAACTTTCAACTCCTCATTATGTACCAGTTGTGGTAAATGTGAAGAAGTCTGTCCACAAAAAACCTGTGTAGTTGTAGATAACCCAAACATGGAAGTAGAAGGTTTCTGTGTAATGTGTAAACAATGTGTAGAAATCTGTCCTGTTGAAGTTATCGGTATTCCAGGTATTATTGAACCTAAAGATTGCGGTATCGATCTTGAAGGTAAAGGTGTAGTTTACATCGTAAATTGTGTAGGATGTGGAACTTGTGTAGAACCTTGTCCTGTTGATGCAATTACTCTTGATAAAATCGGTGGAACCATCTCTATCGATGAATCAGTATGTATCAAATGTGGTGTATGTTCCCAAACTTGTCCTTGGAACGCTGTATTTATCTCAGAAAAATACCCAATTAAACGTGAAAAAGAAATCATTGACTTTACCTTTGATGCAAGCAGATGTATCGGATGTAACACTTGTGTAGAAGCATGTCCTGGTGACTTCATTAAGAAAGTTTCAGGTAACTTAACTATTGAGCTTCCTTCAATCTGTGCTGCTTGTGGTTTATGTGTAAAGGTATGTCCAACTGATTCTTTAGACTTAGTAGTTGAATGGGGAGAAGCACACCCTGTAAATGCAGAAGGTTTAGGTTATGACCCAGAAAAATGTGAATTTATTGGTGCTTGTGCTAATAAATGTCCAACCGAAGCTATTCGTGTTGTAACCAAAACCGGTATGGCTTGCCCATCTTTAGTACAAACTGATGAAGACCCTTCATTTGTAAACTGTATTAGATGTGGAGCTTGTGCTGCAGTATGTCCTGAAGATGCTTTAGTTGTCGGTTCTATCGAAAAAATGATTGACGGCAAACTCCAACTCAGAGACAGAATCGAGTTCAACCCTTCAAAATGTACTAAATGTGGTGACTGTGTCGTTGCATGTCCATATAACATGATTCATTTAACTGATGATGATAAATTACCAATTAAAGGATTCTGTACTTTATGTGGTCAATGTATCGAAGTATGTCCTGAACACGCATTATATGATAAATAGGTGGATTAATTCCCACCTAAATATTTTTTTTTTAAAAAAAAAGTTTTTTAATTATATTTTATTCATTACTGTTTTTCCATTTACTATTGTTAGTATTGGTTCGCCTTTGTATTTGAAACCGTCAAATGGTGAATATTCTGCTTTTGTTTTGAATTTTTCAATATTTATAGTGCCTTCTCTATTTAGATCGATAGCTGTAAAGTCTGCATCTTTTCCAATAGCTATTTCTCCTTTATTTTCAAGTCCAAATACTTTTGCAGCATTTTCTGATAGGATTTTAGGTATTAATTCTAGTTTTATGTTTCCTTTGTTAACTTCATTCAGCAATAGGGGCACTACTGTTTCAAGATTTGGTATTCCTGGTGATGAATTCCATGTTCCCTGATTCTTTTCTTCAAGTGTGTGTGGGGCATGGTCTGTTCCTATTATTGAATTTTCATCCAGATTTGCTATTTGTATGCTTTTTTCATTTTCCCTTAGTGGAGGATTGGTTTTTACTATTGTACCATATGTATTATATGAATCATTATTCAATAACAAATGGTGTGGTGTAAATTCCGTACTTATGTCTACAAAATTTTTAGCAGTTGTTGCTAAATCTAATGATTTAATTGTACTTAGATGGCAGATATGCAATCTTAAATTATTTCTATACGCAAGGTCTATTGCTTGCTTTACTGAAACGTCCTCGGCAACATCAGGTCTTCCGTAACTGTAGTCAATAGGATTGGTACTGTCTTTTAATTTTTCACTTTCAGCTCTAACAATGGCCTGGTTTTCTGCATGGACTGCAACAAGCCCATTATAATCGCTTCTTACTCTAAGTTCTCCTAAATCATGAAATATTTTTTCCAGCTCCTCATCAGTTTCCAGATCCATGAATATTTTAAATGAAGCAGGTTCAAGTCCGACTATTTTTTCCATTTCTTCATATGTATTCACTCCTGCCTGCAATTTGAAGTTCACGATACTTTTCTTTTCAGCGATAGCTAGCTTATCTTTAAAATCTTTGTATGTATTGGTTTTTGGCAATGTGTTGGGCATATCAATTACGGTTGCAAATCCTCCGTTTGCAGCACTTTCACTGCCTGTTCTAAAATCCTCTTTTTTTGTTAGGCCCGGATCTCTAAAATGCACATGCGGATCGATAAATCCGGGTAGCAAGATATTTCCTTTCAAATCAATTTTTTCTTCTCCAT from Methanobrevibacter sp. includes the following:
- a CDS encoding SufD family Fe-S cluster assembly protein; its protein translation is MLSVRNVLHDAEKAKDKKAPLGVDVTIENFTDEDIDAKEILDDLGDLSKKTKDSLLKVGVDAEENGRAGSFIQVDQSNIFTNNSISNSVEIMNIGVALEKYHWLKDYMWQVVKPDADKYTAKTALREEKDGAKSGYFIRSLPGTKEVFPVQACMFISDEDIMQTAHNIIIAEENSELHLITGCATGDDVSSAMHVGVSEMYLKPGSKITFTMIHNWAEQVEVRPRTGVKLAENATYLNNYILTSPVSTLQSYPTAYCDGANSRAIFQSIQGGKKDSIIDVGSRAILNAPGARSEIISRAVSQDESQIYSRGHLAGTVPGVRGHLECHGLVLSDDSLIYAVPELEASSANLEMSHEAAVGKIDEDEINYLTARGISEEDAASMIVRGFLSMDITGLPDELAQETQSMIDMSLDGM
- a CDS encoding hydrogenase iron-sulfur subunit, producing the protein MADDIKIVMFCCNWCSYGGADTAGTARMQYPPNIRVIRVMCSGRIDPQFILKAFQEGADGVFVAGCHMGDCHYDAGNYKLDRRMRLVYKLVEDMGIGKERVHHDWISASEGEKFSEAVKMMVNRIKELGPAPLKGQIQAEN
- a CDS encoding F420-nonreducing hydrogenase is translated as MADKVKIGTMWLGGCSGCHLSIADFHESLLDVMELADFKFSPVLMDTKYDEVPELDILIVEGGIRNDENRELAEMLKEKANMVIAYGTCACYGGIPGLGNLWTVEELEQEAYVNSVSTVNPEGIIPHEDVPHLESRVRPLDSVMDIDLMIPGCPPRSDVVAQAVLALLNGETIELPATNLCEVCPREKPPEGLAMDFIKRQFELGAPAPDLCLISQGLICLGPATVSLCGAECPSIAIQCRGCYGPTSKVLDQGAKMISAIASDYGVDEDKTVDPEAVADQLDDIVGTFYTYTLPAALVPVKMQKGGE
- a CDS encoding Ni/Fe hydrogenase subunit alpha, with amino-acid sequence MVKLTMEPVTRIEGHAKITVHLDDAGEVVDTRLHVMEFRGFEKFLQGRPIEEIARIVPRICGICDVQHHLAAAKAADQIFGFKDDDILPAAYKMREIMNWGSFMHSHALHFYFLAAPDFIIPDANRTNRNVFQIIKDQPDIALQAIEIRRNGLEMVRKIGGRPIHPTSSTPGGISTELDAETQKDLLNRAKRNIELAQATLDLAVPILESKMDLVETLGNFGDTRHCGLVNNGVWDVYNGDVRIKDKDGNIYCEYNNLEYKDVVAEHVKPYSWLKFPYIKELGYPEGIYRVAPLSRINVCDKMPDAAPLAQAALEDFRDRFGYAQAPLLFHWARLIELLAAAECAADTLDQDLSGQKFPDELERTAGEGAGIVEAARGTLIHNYKTDDQGLVTEANIVVATIQNNPAMEKGIQKVAKDYIKPGVEVDDKIFNLMEMVIRAYDPCLSCATHTMDSQMRLAEVEIVDSEGNIIKKF
- a CDS encoding 4Fe-4S binding protein, producing the protein MIVFNEDGCIKCGACQGTCPTSSITVTPTYIQHCDMCGEDPKCAEVCPEGALKVEMFTVDENALDQPRLTFNSSLCTSCGKCEEVCPQKTCVVVDNPNMEVEGFCVMCKQCVEICPVEVIGIPGIIEPKDCGIDLEGKGVVYIVNCVGCGTCVEPCPVDAITLDKIGGTISIDESVCIKCGVCSQTCPWNAVFISEKYPIKREKEIIDFTFDASRCIGCNTCVEACPGDFIKKVSGNLTIELPSICAACGLCVKVCPTDSLDLVVEWGEAHPVNAEGLGYDPEKCEFIGACANKCPTEAIRVVTKTGMACPSLVQTDEDPSFVNCIRCGACAAVCPEDALVVGSIEKMIDGKLQLRDRIEFNPSKCTKCGDCVVACPYNMIHLTDDDKLPIKGFCTLCGQCIEVCPEHALYDK
- a CDS encoding dihydroorotase family protein, yielding MDLIIKNAKLINHPWESNIGIENGKIAEISKQPLNGEEKIDLKGNILLPGFIDPHVHFRDPGLTKKEDFRTGSESAANGGFATVIDMPNTLPKTNTYKDFKDKLAIAEKKSIVNFKLQAGVNTYEEMEKIVGLEPASFKIFMDLETDEELEKIFHDLGELRVRSDYNGLVAVHAENQAIVRAESEKLKDSTNPIDYSYGRPDVAEDVSVKQAIDLAYRNNLRLHICHLSTIKSLDLATTAKNFVDISTEFTPHHLLLNNDSYNTYGTIVKTNPPLRENEKSIQIANLDENSIIGTDHAPHTLEEKNQGTWNSSPGIPNLETVVPLLLNEVNKGNIKLELIPKILSENAAKVFGLENKGEIAIGKDADFTAIDLNREGTINIEKFKTKAEYSPFDGFKYKGEPILTIVNGKTVMNKI